The genome window ACGTGCAGCAGCGCCGCGCACCAGACAATGCACACCAGGCCGATGGGGACGTTGACGTAGAAGGCCCACCGCCAGCCCAGATGGCCGGTGATCAAGCCGCCCGCCAGCGGACCTCCGACACTGCCGACAGCCTGCACGATCGCCACCATGCCCTGGTACCTGCCGCGTTCCCGCGGCGGCAGCAGGACGCCGATCAGGGCGAAGGCCCCCGCCATCATGCCGCCGGCCCCGATGCCCTGAAGCGCACGGAAGCCGATGAGCTCACCCATCGTGGAGGCCATGCCGGAGAGCACCGAACCGAGAAGGAACACCACGATCGAGCCGAGGAACAAGCTCTTGCGGTGGAACAGGTCGCCGAGCTTGCCCCACACCGGCGTCGAGCAGGCGGTCGTGAGGGTGTACGCGGTGACCACCCAGGACATGTGGTCCAGGCCGCCGATGTCCCTGACGATCGTCGGCATCGCCGTGCCGACGATCAGGCCATCCAGCTGCGAGAGCAGCATGGCCAGCAGGACGCCGAGGAGGACCCAGCGGATGTTCTTGGGTACGGCGGTGGCGTCAGGGGATATGGCGGTCTGACCAGGCCCAGAGGAGGTTGCCATAGCAGGTCACCCCTTTCAGGGCGGTATGTGGGCGCGCAAGGTTTCCACCAGCGTAACGAACATGTTCGTTAGGAACAAGTTCGTGTTGCGATCGCCGATCGCCCTACGGCGCGGGGCGCGCTAATGTGCGCAGCAGCCGGAACGGACGCAAAGGGGCCTTGAGGTGGCTGAAAGAGCAAGGCGGCTGCGGTCACGACCGGCCAAGGAGCCACTGAGCCTGGAGGCGTTCACCGCTGCCGCATTCGGATTGCTGGAACGCGAGGGCATGGAGGCGGTCACCCTGCGGCGCCTGGCCGGCGAGCTGCAGACCGGCCCGGCCTCGTTGTACGCCTATGTGCATGACGTGCAGGAACTGCACGCGCTCCTCCTTGATCGGGCGCTTTCAGCTGTCGATCTGCACCCGGCATCAACGGACCGCCCACGAGACCGGCTGGAACGAATCTGCTCCTCCTACCTGGAGGTACTGCTGCGGCACGACGGGCTGGCCCGCCTCGCGGCCGGCGTCCTGCCGTTCGGCGAGAACGCCCTCGCGCTCACCGACGCCGTCCTGGAATGCCTGCGCGGTATGGGCCTGTCACGCATGCGCGCCGCGTGGGGTTTTGATCTGCTGATGCTGCACGTCACGGCCATCGCCGCCGAGCACGACCGGCGGCGGGAGCAGAACGACCCGATCGGCCGTGCGCACCGGGGCTACGCCGAGGCCGAGGCCGAGCGCTTCCCACAAGTCCACGCACTGAGCGAGGAACTGTTCTCCGGCACTGGTACCGCGCGCTTTTCCTGGGCACTGGACGTCGTACTCACCGGCATCTCCGAAGCCCGCGAGCCGGACAACTGACGAACATGTTCGCTCCGAACATGTTTGGCCCTAGAATCGCCATATGCCCCCGCAGAGCCGCCGCGAGCGCCCCGCCAAGCCCGCCCTCACCCGCGAGGGCATCATCGACACCGCCGTTTCCCTGATGGAGCAAGAGGGACTGCAGCGCGTCACCATGCGCCGCCTGGCCCAAGCCCTGGACACCGGGCCGGCGTCCTTGTACGTCTACGTCGCCAACACCGCCGAACTGCACGCCGCGATCCTGGACCGGCTGATCGGTCGCGTCGACCTGCACGACACACCTGCCGAGGCGCCGTGGCGGACCCGGCTGGACGCCGTGCTCACCAGCTACCAGCAGGTTCTGTACGCCCACCCTGCCCTTGCACTGTCCGCACTCACCGCCCGGCCCTCCGGCGAGAACTACATCGCCCTGCTGGAAGCACTACTCGCCCTTCTCGCTGAGGGCGGGGTGCCCGACCTGCAGGCCGCCTGGGGTGTGGACATTCTGTTGCAGAGCGCTACCGCCTCAGCCGCCGAGCACTCGGCGCGCCGCGAGGACACCCACGCCGAGGCCGACTGGGCCCAGCTGCGCAGGGCCCTCGCCGAGGCATCTCCCGAGGACCACCCACACGTCCACGCCCAAGCCGGCAACCTGGTCTCGGGAACCCCTGTGGAACGCCGGCAATGGACCGTGGACATGCTGCTCGCCGGAATGCTGGCTGCCCGGCCCGACTCTGGATCCAGGTGACTGGATTACCTCTGAAACTAGGCCACCGGGCTCGACATGATGTGTGATCGTGGTGGTCCGTCGCGTCTACCGGTTCGCGGTTACCGTTCTGGCCTGGTTGTCGCTGGGTACGGCCACGCTGGCGCCGAGTCCATGGTGACGGCCACGGCCGCGGCGACCACACTGCGACTCGACCCCCAGTAGAGAGGGGGACGCCGAAGCCGCGCCGATGAGCGTTCGGGCGGGTTTCCTCTGTGGCGGTATCCACCGTGACGAGTTGCGCACACGGTCAGGCCGCCGGCAATGCCCGTTGGGTATCGGTGCCGTACCCAGATGGTGTTGGTTCGGGGCCGAGCCGCGAACATGCTCGGAGTTATGAGCGAACAAACAATTGCGCTTGTCACCGGCGCGAACCAGGGAATCGGATTCGAGATCGCGGCCGGCCTCGGCGCACTCGGCTGGAGTGTCGGGATCGGCGACCGCGATCCGGAGCGCCAGCAGGATGCGGTGGCCAGACTGCGCGCCGGCGGCGCCGACGCGTTCCCGGTGCCCATCGACGTGACCGACGACGCGAGCGTGGCGGCCGCCGCCCACCGGCTTGAAGAGCGTGCCGGCCGTCTCGACGTGCTGGTCAACAACGCCGGCGCCACCGGCGGCCGGCCGCAGAACCCGACGACGCTGGACCTGGACAGTGTCCGGGTGGCGGTGGAGACGAACGTGTTCGGCATGATCCGGGTCACCAACGCGATGTTGCCGCTGCTGCGCCGATCGGCGCACCCGCGGATCGTCAACCAGTCCAGCCACGTCGGCTCCCTGACTCTCCAGACGACACCCGGCGTCGAGCTCGGGGAGATCAGCGGGGCGTACGCGCCGACCAAGACGTACCTCAACGCCGTCACCATCCAGTACGCCAAGGAACTGGCCGGCACCGACATCCTCATCAACAACGCGTGCCCCGGATACGTGGCCACGGAGCTGAAGAGGTTGACGAAGAACACCCTGCGCCAGGAAAGACCGGTGACCGGTGCGCCACCCAGGACCGGGCCGAGGGCCGGGGCCACCGCGGTGGGGATGGTGAGGATCGAGGCGGCGCGCAGTCGCTCGTGCGGCGGGAACGCGCGGTAGAGCATGGCCATGCCGACCGGGATCATCATGCCGCTGCCGGCGCCTTGCAGGACGCGGAAGGCCACGAGTTCGCCGAGGTTGCCGGCCAGGCCGCAGAGCACTGATGCCGCGGTGAACAAGCCGATCGCGAGCAGCAGGATGCGTCTGGTCCCGAACCGGTCGCCATCGGCGGCGGGGCGCTGCCGGGACGTCGGCGAGCGGGGCGAGTTGTTCGATCATTCGATGCGCTCCTGATGGCGGGAGACTCGAGAAAGACGGGAGGTTGGAGGCCGGGCCGACGACACCGCCTACGGCTTCGGCCCCCAGGGTTCGCGGTTCGCGTGGTCTATCGCTCTACCGCTTAGCGGCGGCGGCGATGAGCTCCCGCATGACGTCCGGGTAGTCCTCGCTGATCTGCGGGCCGAGGTTCGGTCCTACGGTCTGGGCGGCCGGGCCGCCGATGATGAGCTGGTGGGTGACGCGGGTACCGCCGCCTTCGAGCGGGGTGAGTTCGTGGCGGTCGGTGAGGAGCAGACCGTTGAACTCGGTGCGGTCGGCGTAGGCCCGGCCGTCGGTGAGCTCCATGATGGTGGAGGTCAGGGCTTCATCCGAGCCGGCCGGGGTCACCGAGAGCTCGGTGCCGACGGCGAACGGACCGTGGATCACGTAGGTGTTGCCGCCGGCGGCCGCGGCGCCGGTGCGCTCGTCGCGGAGTGTTGCCCACACCGCCTCCGGGGACACATCGGTGTCGGCGGAATACTGCGTGCTCCACGTGGCCGATGCCCCGGGGATCGGGATTTCGTCGAGCTGGAAGATGCTGCCGGGCCCGCTGGTACTCAGGTCGGGGATGGCGGAGATGAAGGCGTGGACGTGGTCGGTCTTCAGGTGCGTGGCGAACGCGGCGGAGTCGGCGTAGACCTCGTAGAGATAGAACCGGCCGGGTATGTCGCGGGCCTCATACCCCGTGAAGGTGACGCAGCCCGGCTCCTGGCGCACGGCGCGGATCAGCTCGACGATGCGCTCGCGGAAGGCGTCGGCCAGGCCGGGCTTGGCGTCCAGAACGGCGATCATCGGGCGGGGGTTCGGGTCGTCGGTGTCGACCCGCAGGTTGCCGTGGTGCAGGGTCGCGGTGAGGAAGTCCTCGGTGTCGGTCGCGGTGACAGTCATGATCTACAGCTCGATTCGGATGCCGGGTTCGACGATGCGAACGGTGGTTTCGGGAGCCAGGTCGCCGGTGGCGTCCCGGTAGTGCCGCGGGTTCTTGTCGCTGCTGGTGATGAGCCGGTCGCCGAGGAAGCCCTTGGTGAAGGCGTAGTGGTGCGGCACGGCCAGCTCGGGCTTGAGGACCGCGGTCAGTTCGGCCGCCTCGTCGGCGTTCATCACGACCTGCCTGTTGTTGGCAGGGCGGATGTGCAGGCCGTTCGTGGGCAGCAGGGCCAGCGAGATGTGGCCGAGCCGCTTGGGAATCTCGGCGAGTTCGGGGATGAGCATTGTGTCGCCGGCGAAGTACACCGCCTCAGAGCCGGCCCGCAGGACGAACGTGACCTCGTAGACGCCGTGCTTGCCGGGGGCGGCGGTGATGCTGACGTTGCCGACTTCCGCCTGCTCCCACGGGGCAAGAGCGGTGACGTTCGTGAAGCCGTGCGCGCGGGCCAGCGGCACGACGGTCTCGGCGACGAACAGCGGCACCGAGCGGTCGCGGTAGGCGGCGAAGGCTGCCAGGTCGCAGTGGTCGTAGTGCTCGTGGCTGATCAGCACGCCGTCGAGCTTCGGCAGGTCGGGGATGTCTATGGCGATCGGCTCGCCCTGGTAGTAGCCGGGACTGGTGCTGAACCAGGGGTCGGTCAGGAAGGTGCGGCCGCCGATCTCGATCAGGTGGCAGCTGTGGGTGATGCGGGTGACTGCGGTCTTGGGCATGGTCGTGGTCCTTAGCGTGCGAAGGCGGAGAAGTCCGTGTCCGCGCTGTCCCAGATCGCGGCGATGACCTGGTCGGGGGTCTCCAGCTGCGGAGAGTGGCCGGTGTCGGGCAGCAGTTGGAACTGGGCCATCGGGATCGCGGCGGCGTAGGCGCGTCCGTAGTCGACGTCGACCATCCCGTCGCTGTCGCCCCACAGCACGAGCGTGGGGATCTCCAGCGTCCCTAGCCGCCCGACAAGAGCCGGGTCGGTCATGCCGGAGCCGGCGTACGCGGCGATCGCGGCCCGGTTGCCGGCGGCGATCGCCCGCGCGGCCGGGGGCAGGCTCGCCGGGTCGATGCGGAACCTGTCGGGGTTGTGGAAGCTGCGCGTGAAGACCTCGTCCATGGTCAGGGCGAAGAAGTCCGTGACCGGATGGCCGGGCACCTCGATTCCGACGGCGTCGATCAGGACGATGCCGCTGACCCTCGGTGATTTCAGCAGCGCGATCTCCGCGGCGATCCAGCCGCCGAGCGAGTTGCCGACGACGGTCACGTCGGCCAGGTCCAGCTGGTCGATCAGGCCCTGGTAGAGCGCGGCCAGTCCGGGGATGGTGGCCGGGGTGTCCGGTCGCGCGGTGCCGCCGAATCCGGGATGCGTCGGCGTGAGGACGCGCACCCGATGCGTGGCGGCGAACTTCTCGGCGAAGCCGGCGACGGACTGCGGCCCGGCGCCGCCGTGCAGCAGCAGGAACGGCTGTCCGGAACCGTACTCGGCGACGGTCACCTCGACAGGGCCGATTCGCTCGACGGCCACGGAGTGGATCTTGGTGATGCTCATGGAGCTCTCCTTCACAGGTTCTGGATTTCAGTGACTTGATCGGGGCCGTCAGCGCGTCAGCCCAGCGCGTTCAGCCCAGCGCGCCGGCCTGGCGCAACAAGGTCACCCCGTCGGCGACGGCCCAGTGCTCGCCCCAGAGCCCGTCCTGGAACCGGACCAGGTCCATGACCCGGAACTCAACCGCGTTGCCCGAGGGCGGCAGGCCGAACCACGTCCCGGTGTGGCGGCCGCGGAAAATCTTGTGGGTGGCCACGAGATCGCCGTCCCCGAGGCAATGCAGGATCTCGACCCACAGGTCGGAGAACGCCTGGTGCATGGCTGCCACGGTCTCGCCGATCCCGGCGCGGTCGGCGGCCTGACCCGGCTCGACAGTGTGGTTGCGGAAGTCGGGATGGACGAGCCGGTCGATCAGCTCCAACCGGCCCTTCTGCTGCACCTGCTCGACGAAGTACCGCATGAGCTCGGTGTTGGATGCCTGAGTGTTCATGCCAGTCCGCCTTCCGTGTCAGCCTTCGGCGGCGTACAGGTTGGTCTGGCCGTCGGATGCGGTCAGGCCGCCGTCCACGGGGATGTGCGCCCCGTTGACGTAGGCGGCGTCCGGACCGGCGAGGAACGCGATGACCGCGGCGATCTCGGCCGGTTCGGCAGCCCGGCCCATCGGGACGCGGTCGGCGAAGCGCCGGTGCAGCGGAGCGCCCTCGGCGAGTGCGTCACGGAACATCTGCTTGCTGAGGGTGACTCCGGGGTGGACGGCGTTGACCCGGATCCGGCGGCCGTGGTCCAGGGCCATCGAGTTGGTCAGGTTGGTCACCGCGCCTTTGGTCATGTTGTAGACCGCCTGGTTCCATTCGCCACGCAGCCCGGCCACCGATCCGAGGTTGACGATGCAGCCGCCGACCGTCTGTAGATGGGGCAGCGCGGCACGCGAAGCGAAGAAGACGCCGTCGATGTTGGTGGCGACCATGGCGCGGTAGCTGTCCAGGTCGGTCTGGTCGGCGGTGCCCGGGATCGCGATGCCGGCGTTGTTGACCAGCACGTCCAGGCGTCCGAACCGCTCGGCCACGCCGTCCATCACCGCCGTGACGGCTGCCAGGTCCGAGACGTCTGCGATCTGGGGGTGAAGGTCCGCTCCGTCTGGAGCCGTCTGTGCGGTTTGCTTCAGAGTGGCCTCGGTGCGGCCGACGAGCACGACGGTGTATCCGTCGGCGACGAACCGGTGCGCGGTCGCTGCCCCGATCCCGGTGCCGGCGCCCGTGACGACGGCCACGCGGCCGGTGTTCTGCTGATTCATGAAAGCTCCCGTCTGTCCTGCACTTCGGCCCTGAACTGGGGATTGCCCCCACGACCGAGCCTAGGAAGACTGGGGATGCGCACGCTTGAACCACAGCGCCGTCCAAACAGAACATCGGCGCCACCGGATGTGGGTCCGGGGCAGGCCGCGAGAGGGGGAGGTCGAGTGGATACGGACGCCGTTGAGTCGCGAGCTTTCCATGACTTCCGCCGCGGCTGGGAGGCGGAGTTCGGCGACGGTGTCCCCCTGCCGACCTTCACCCCGGCCACGACCGCCGACTTCCGCGTCAAGCACCGGGCCACCCGGGTCGACGACGTGGCGATCACCGACCTGCACGGCGCGTCGGTGATCCGGACCGACGGTCCGCTCACCAGCTCGGAGGACGTGGTCCGGCTGTACGTCGTGCAACGCGGCGCCTGGACCCTGGGCGGCCCGCACGACCGAGGCGAGCGCACGATATCGGCCGGTCAGTTCCTGCTGAAGCATGTCGGACGGCCGTCGCACTTCCAGACGGTGCCCGATACGGCGGCGACGGTCCTGGTCCTCCCCGCGGCCCTAATCAAGCCGCTGCTCGGCGGCCGGGTCCTCACCGGTGCGAGCAACTCAGCCGAACTACGCCTGCTGACGGCCCACACGAACATGGTCCGGCTGACGATGCCCGACCTCACCCCGGCGGGCGTGCAAGCGGCCCACAGCACACTCATCGAACTGACCAAAGCGGTGGCCCGGCGCC of Catenulispora sp. MAP5-51 contains these proteins:
- a CDS encoding TetR/AcrR family transcriptional regulator C-terminal domain-containing protein encodes the protein MAERARRLRSRPAKEPLSLEAFTAAAFGLLEREGMEAVTLRRLAGELQTGPASLYAYVHDVQELHALLLDRALSAVDLHPASTDRPRDRLERICSSYLEVLLRHDGLARLAAGVLPFGENALALTDAVLECLRGMGLSRMRAAWGFDLLMLHVTAIAAEHDRRREQNDPIGRAHRGYAEAEAERFPQVHALSEELFSGTGTARFSWALDVVLTGISEAREPDN
- a CDS encoding TetR/AcrR family transcriptional regulator gives rise to the protein MPPQSRRERPAKPALTREGIIDTAVSLMEQEGLQRVTMRRLAQALDTGPASLYVYVANTAELHAAILDRLIGRVDLHDTPAEAPWRTRLDAVLTSYQQVLYAHPALALSALTARPSGENYIALLEALLALLAEGGVPDLQAAWGVDILLQSATASAAEHSARREDTHAEADWAQLRRALAEASPEDHPHVHAQAGNLVSGTPVERRQWTVDMLLAGMLAARPDSGSR
- a CDS encoding SDR family NAD(P)-dependent oxidoreductase, which gives rise to MSEQTIALVTGANQGIGFEIAAGLGALGWSVGIGDRDPERQQDAVARLRAGGADAFPVPIDVTDDASVAAAAHRLEERAGRLDVLVNNAGATGGRPQNPTTLDLDSVRVAVETNVFGMIRVTNAMLPLLRRSAHPRIVNQSSHVGSLTLQTTPGVELGEISGAYAPTKTYLNAVTIQYAKELAGTDILINNACPGYVATELKRLTKNTLRQERPVTGAPPRTGPRAGATAVGMVRIEAARSRSCGGNAR
- a CDS encoding antibiotic biosynthesis monooxygenase; this encodes MTVTATDTEDFLTATLHHGNLRVDTDDPNPRPMIAVLDAKPGLADAFRERIVELIRAVRQEPGCVTFTGYEARDIPGRFYLYEVYADSAAFATHLKTDHVHAFISAIPDLSTSGPGSIFQLDEIPIPGASATWSTQYSADTDVSPEAVWATLRDERTGAAAAGGNTYVIHGPFAVGTELSVTPAGSDEALTSTIMELTDGRAYADRTEFNGLLLTDRHELTPLEGGGTRVTHQLIIGGPAAQTVGPNLGPQISEDYPDVMRELIAAAAKR
- a CDS encoding MBL fold metallo-hydrolase; translation: MPKTAVTRITHSCHLIEIGGRTFLTDPWFSTSPGYYQGEPIAIDIPDLPKLDGVLISHEHYDHCDLAAFAAYRDRSVPLFVAETVVPLARAHGFTNVTALAPWEQAEVGNVSITAAPGKHGVYEVTFVLRAGSEAVYFAGDTMLIPELAEIPKRLGHISLALLPTNGLHIRPANNRQVVMNADEAAELTAVLKPELAVPHHYAFTKGFLGDRLITSSDKNPRHYRDATGDLAPETTVRIVEPGIRIEL
- a CDS encoding alpha/beta fold hydrolase, with amino-acid sequence MSITKIHSVAVERIGPVEVTVAEYGSGQPFLLLHGGAGPQSVAGFAEKFAATHRVRVLTPTHPGFGGTARPDTPATIPGLAALYQGLIDQLDLADVTVVGNSLGGWIAAEIALLKSPRVSGIVLIDAVGIEVPGHPVTDFFALTMDEVFTRSFHNPDRFRIDPASLPPAARAIAAGNRAAIAAYAGSGMTDPALVGRLGTLEIPTLVLWGDSDGMVDVDYGRAYAAAIPMAQFQLLPDTGHSPQLETPDQVIAAIWDSADTDFSAFAR
- a CDS encoding ester cyclase, whose protein sequence is MNTQASNTELMRYFVEQVQQKGRLELIDRLVHPDFRNHTVEPGQAADRAGIGETVAAMHQAFSDLWVEILHCLGDGDLVATHKIFRGRHTGTWFGLPPSGNAVEFRVMDLVRFQDGLWGEHWAVADGVTLLRQAGALG
- a CDS encoding SDR family NAD(P)-dependent oxidoreductase gives rise to the protein MNQQNTGRVAVVTGAGTGIGAATAHRFVADGYTVVLVGRTEATLKQTAQTAPDGADLHPQIADVSDLAAVTAVMDGVAERFGRLDVLVNNAGIAIPGTADQTDLDSYRAMVATNIDGVFFASRAALPHLQTVGGCIVNLGSVAGLRGEWNQAVYNMTKGAVTNLTNSMALDHGRRIRVNAVHPGVTLSKQMFRDALAEGAPLHRRFADRVPMGRAAEPAEIAAVIAFLAGPDAAYVNGAHIPVDGGLTASDGQTNLYAAEG
- a CDS encoding helix-turn-helix domain-containing protein translates to MDTDAVESRAFHDFRRGWEAEFGDGVPLPTFTPATTADFRVKHRATRVDDVAITDLHGASVIRTDGPLTSSEDVVRLYVVQRGAWTLGGPHDRGERTISAGQFLLKHVGRPSHFQTVPDTAATVLVLPAALIKPLLGGRVLTGASNSAELRLLTAHTNMVRLTMPDLTPAGVQAAHSTLIELTKAVARRRFDDAEPVLAPALAQAAKDLADRRLADPELSAVALARELNVSVRTLQRAFAVAGESVVSYIRERRLEEARLALTAPPASRLSISELAAYWQFADSSHFIRTFKKRYGRTPNDYARSVSSARG